A region from the Halobacillus mangrovi genome encodes:
- a CDS encoding helix-turn-helix domain-containing protein, with product MNPNYNNPFIIEKGEHYIPSLSSLHRVYTQHPNFKPSTKLVYELLFDYWNPDYGYAFPTIRQLERDSGLGGSTIKRQIETLVKLDLVEKQRSRTYGNNVYRVKKPVQTLDELYAKFPEIEVEAKERFRRIDKADKAEKERRKGQEGSLGEHESSELDDVEDGWF from the coding sequence ATGAACCCCAATTACAATAATCCTTTCATCATCGAAAAAGGAGAGCATTACATTCCAAGTTTAAGCAGCTTACATCGAGTGTACACCCAACATCCCAATTTCAAACCCTCAACTAAGTTAGTCTACGAATTACTATTCGATTACTGGAACCCGGACTATGGCTACGCTTTCCCAACGATTCGGCAGTTAGAACGTGATAGTGGTTTAGGTGGATCAACAATCAAACGGCAAATTGAGACGTTAGTCAAACTTGACTTAGTCGAGAAACAGCGTTCAAGGACATACGGCAATAACGTGTACCGTGTAAAGAAGCCAGTTCAAACTTTGGACGAACTATACGCCAAATTCCCTGAAATTGAGGTCGAAGCAAAAGAGCGATTCCGTCGTATTGATAAAGCTGACAAAGCAGAGAAAGAGCGCAGGAAGGGACAAGAGGGTTCGCTTGGAGAGCATGAATCTTCGGAACTAGACGACGTCGAAGATGGCTGGTTCTAG
- a CDS encoding tyrosine-type recombinase/integrase produces the protein MTYAGGKKGDLVNVEPLRTPTEIKEFREALKLSKQADRNLLLFNLGINTGLRIGDIVKLRIEDVKGASSIVVSEGKTKKPRRVHLNAIMGDIADYLSDKPNEGWLFPSRKGDGHITPTQAYRVYAKAAELLGRNDIGTHTGRKTFGYHYYQRTKDVATLMEIFNHSDQATTKRYIGITEDEIADTLKDFRL, from the coding sequence ATGACTTATGCAGGCGGAAAAAAGGGCGACTTGGTCAACGTAGAACCATTACGTACACCTACGGAAATCAAAGAGTTTCGGGAGGCTTTGAAGCTATCGAAGCAAGCTGATCGGAACTTGTTACTGTTTAACCTCGGCATTAATACGGGGCTAAGGATCGGAGATATCGTGAAACTACGCATAGAGGACGTCAAAGGCGCTTCAAGTATCGTAGTATCTGAGGGGAAGACGAAGAAGCCTCGTAGGGTTCATTTGAACGCTATTATGGGCGACATAGCCGACTATTTATCCGATAAGCCTAACGAGGGTTGGCTCTTCCCTAGTCGTAAAGGAGACGGGCATATAACTCCTACGCAAGCCTATCGTGTCTATGCGAAGGCTGCGGAGTTGCTAGGACGTAATGACATCGGTACACACACGGGAAGGAAAACGTTTGGCTACCACTACTACCAACGTACAAAAGACGTAGCAACGTTGATGGAAATATTTAATCACTCGGATCAGGCGACGACTAAACGATACATCGGGATAACCGAGGATGAAATAGCGGACACGTTGAAGGACTTCCGACTATAA
- a CDS encoding D-2-hydroxyacid dehydrogenase, translated as MKVVSAIKRVPESIKNHFDQQFKQVEFIFCHGIEEAEPYLSEADIFVTYGEDLNPERIEKARQLKWIMVLSAGMDKMPFREIHKRDILVTNVRGIHAQPMAEYAISMLLQVSRKAKTLIEQENKHVWNRRPVMNEVSGRTMVLLGTGAISQETARLAQAFRMKTIGVSRSGENKDHFDETYRVDQLNQVLPQADFIVAALPSTKETQYLLKNEHFQAMPEHAVFLNMGRGDLVSTDVIMEAVKERYIDHAVLDVFEEEPLPEDHPLWNEENVTVTPHISGISPFYMPRAFDRFGENLHLYLEGKEEMHNKIDPKRGY; from the coding sequence ATGAAAGTCGTTTCAGCAATCAAACGCGTGCCGGAATCGATCAAGAATCATTTCGATCAGCAATTTAAACAAGTCGAGTTCATATTTTGTCATGGCATTGAAGAAGCTGAGCCATACTTGAGCGAGGCTGATATATTTGTTACATATGGAGAGGACTTAAATCCAGAACGTATAGAAAAAGCCCGTCAATTAAAATGGATCATGGTGTTGTCAGCAGGGATGGATAAGATGCCTTTTCGTGAGATCCACAAAAGGGACATTCTCGTCACGAATGTAAGAGGCATCCACGCCCAGCCGATGGCAGAATATGCGATCTCGATGCTTCTCCAAGTATCCAGGAAAGCAAAGACATTAATTGAACAAGAAAACAAACACGTCTGGAATCGTCGTCCTGTTATGAATGAAGTCAGCGGGAGAACAATGGTGCTTCTGGGTACTGGAGCAATATCTCAGGAAACCGCCCGACTTGCTCAGGCGTTTCGGATGAAGACCATCGGGGTATCAAGGTCAGGAGAGAATAAAGACCATTTTGATGAAACATACAGAGTAGACCAACTCAACCAGGTGCTACCCCAAGCTGATTTTATCGTTGCCGCACTTCCAAGTACGAAAGAAACGCAATACTTATTGAAGAACGAACATTTCCAAGCGATGCCGGAGCATGCTGTCTTTCTAAATATGGGACGAGGTGATCTGGTTTCAACGGATGTAATTATGGAAGCTGTAAAAGAAAGGTATATCGACCATGCCGTATTGGATGTATTTGAAGAGGAGCCTTTGCCTGAAGACCATCCATTATGGAATGAGGAAAACGTCACGGTCACTCCTCATATTTCAGGAATCTCTCCCTTTTATATGCCGAGAGCATTTGATCGATTCGGAGAAAATTTGCACCTATACTTAGAAGGTAAGGAAGAAATGCATAATAAAATTGATCCGAAACGGGGGTATTAA
- a CDS encoding tyrosine-type recombinase/integrase, translating into MRRNRRDNRLSPYEIDIVERSLKGKEMPFDQALRKFLIDGERKALREFTLHYYQKECEDFRRYLVRMEKSLDLNLVVRTDIDNYIDDMKHERHLKVGTINTKLRAIRTLFNFLKDGKYIDKNPMKKYPLLKNRKANIETFNLTQLKQLLNAPDLRTFTGQRDYTYLLLLVETGLRLNEASGILVEDVKLSEGQIFVRNTKNHLHRYVPIQSKMKEQLKRYLRLRGTCETDHLFVTIDETRMTRNALQRIVAKHGAKAGIKGVRCSPHTLRHTFAKLSVMNGAGVFELQKILGHSSMEMVRVYVNLFGSEVAEKHKEFSPLKDLDV; encoded by the coding sequence ATGCGCAGAAATAGACGGGATAATCGACTATCCCCTTACGAAATTGACATCGTGGAACGGTCGCTAAAGGGCAAGGAGATGCCGTTTGACCAGGCGTTGCGGAAATTCCTGATCGATGGGGAGCGTAAAGCACTCCGAGAGTTCACGCTTCATTACTACCAGAAAGAATGTGAAGATTTTCGCCGTTACTTGGTACGTATGGAGAAGTCGTTAGATTTAAACCTAGTCGTACGCACCGATATCGACAATTACATCGATGATATGAAGCACGAACGGCACCTAAAGGTTGGAACAATCAATACGAAGCTACGAGCGATCCGTACGTTATTCAATTTCCTAAAGGACGGTAAGTACATCGATAAAAACCCGATGAAGAAGTATCCGTTGCTAAAGAATCGTAAAGCGAACATCGAGACGTTCAATTTAACGCAGTTAAAGCAACTACTTAACGCTCCAGACTTAAGGACCTTCACAGGTCAACGTGATTATACGTACTTACTTCTGTTGGTTGAGACGGGACTCCGGTTGAACGAAGCATCCGGAATACTCGTTGAAGACGTTAAGTTAAGCGAAGGTCAAATTTTCGTGAGAAATACGAAGAATCATTTGCATCGATATGTACCGATTCAATCGAAGATGAAAGAACAGCTAAAGCGTTATCTCCGTTTAAGAGGAACGTGCGAGACGGATCATCTATTCGTAACTATTGATGAAACGAGAATGACACGAAATGCTTTGCAGAGGATTGTCGCTAAACACGGAGCAAAGGCAGGTATTAAGGGTGTTCGATGCAGCCCTCACACTTTAAGGCATACATTTGCGAAACTCTCGGTTATGAATGGGGCAGGCGTATTTGAGCTTCAAAAGATACTCGGCCATTCCTCTATGGAAATGGTAAGAGTCTACGTCAACTTGTTCGGAAGCGAGGTAGCAGAGAAACATAAGGAATTTTCACCTTTAAAGGACTTGGATGTATAA
- a CDS encoding SAP domain-containing protein, producing MGLFELLKKAFKESTLPKSAEKITVKPTIEVRKRYDKETKRYDDEQSQNKSFSTKDSIFERQVDRNLNGIELEKEGNVDDAISLYELNIAERFEGNHPYDSLASIYRERKQYDEEIRVLERAIEVFAELELTSPRQDVTPKLQRFRERLEQTKDIKEVSTEKLSNGLFPGEVILIDWISGKPQNVRIPRFFYERYGVNAEESLKKLVKEGYLTEGTPFDSLVSLTIPELKELLRTKQLKVGGKKAELISRIREHFTEEEVKSLVGDNPVLTIAPKGEATLNEFYYIVPAHRHPSSDGAYNVASAIRHVKKFDYNPPNGDISFTLIHEQVGKHAINRKYGLMRNSIRCLAEQLERENRYDDALFHYLRVFISEASGMWNGNRLSLVRNLLIDWFPSYKPVKGLAERLEMSDKELRDMFDYTWGRTRGELSYHYLTKDECYRCLQLAMEKNEKELENLYNHAYERLKAEHDDDSFYKAYGVYFPFDHNERFGSY from the coding sequence ATGGGACTATTCGAACTACTTAAGAAAGCGTTCAAAGAATCGACTCTACCGAAGTCTGCCGAGAAGATAACGGTTAAGCCAACCATTGAGGTAAGGAAAAGATACGACAAGGAAACGAAACGTTACGACGATGAACAATCCCAAAACAAGTCGTTCTCTACGAAGGATTCGATATTTGAAAGGCAAGTGGACCGTAACTTAAATGGAATCGAACTTGAGAAAGAGGGAAACGTTGATGATGCGATAAGTCTCTACGAGCTGAATATTGCTGAACGTTTCGAGGGGAATCACCCATACGATAGCCTTGCGAGCATTTATCGGGAAAGGAAACAGTATGACGAGGAGATACGGGTTCTTGAACGAGCGATAGAAGTATTTGCAGAGTTAGAGCTTACGTCTCCACGGCAAGATGTCACACCTAAGTTACAGAGGTTCCGGGAGAGGCTAGAGCAAACTAAGGATATAAAAGAGGTCTCTACGGAAAAACTATCTAACGGCTTGTTTCCGGGGGAGGTTATCCTTATTGACTGGATTTCGGGAAAGCCTCAAAATGTTCGCATTCCTCGTTTCTTCTACGAAAGATACGGAGTCAATGCGGAGGAATCGTTAAAGAAGCTCGTTAAGGAAGGTTACCTCACGGAAGGAACGCCTTTTGACTCGCTTGTTTCGCTTACAATTCCCGAGTTGAAAGAGCTATTGAGGACGAAGCAGCTAAAAGTAGGCGGGAAGAAAGCCGAGCTCATTTCGAGAATAAGGGAGCACTTTACTGAGGAAGAAGTCAAGTCGTTAGTTGGCGATAACCCTGTTTTAACCATCGCTCCAAAAGGCGAAGCAACGCTAAATGAATTTTACTACATAGTCCCAGCGCATCGTCATCCTTCTAGTGACGGAGCTTACAACGTGGCAAGTGCGATAAGGCACGTTAAGAAATTCGACTACAACCCCCCAAACGGTGATATCTCGTTTACTCTTATTCATGAACAGGTCGGAAAACATGCGATTAATCGTAAATACGGGTTAATGCGTAACAGTATCCGTTGCCTCGCCGAGCAATTAGAACGGGAGAATCGATATGACGACGCTCTTTTCCATTACTTGCGTGTGTTTATCTCCGAGGCTAGCGGAATGTGGAACGGGAATCGCTTATCGCTTGTCAGGAACCTATTGATAGACTGGTTTCCCTCGTATAAGCCCGTCAAAGGATTAGCGGAAAGGTTAGAAATGAGCGATAAGGAACTACGGGATATGTTCGACTATACGTGGGGAAGGACACGAGGAGAGCTCTCGTACCATTACCTTACTAAAGACGAGTGCTATCGATGCCTTCAACTTGCGATGGAAAAGAACGAAAAGGAGCTCGAGAACTTATACAATCACGCTTACGAACGTTTGAAAGCGGAGCATGACGATGACTCTTTCTATAAGGCATACGGTGTTTACTTCCCATTCGATCATAACGAGAGGTTTGGTTCCTATTAA
- a CDS encoding nucleotidyltransferase-like protein, giving the protein MEDVLRPIYQERASQSNTLGILILEKNKPISPVTDNFDVILFIIVRDPEETWYVKHYEFDNKSAAMHIVDEDLLQHWIDTSSYRRAVEWVINGSVIYERNDYVTELKEHLREFPQENRDLKKVIEFAKLIRSYSESKNLYDSEQYLDSFSQMVRSLHYLARLSIIEKGFHPEVTVWNQVRRIEPEIYKLYQELIESGEPTDKRIQLMIIAVEHSISKRSRTSARHLLQLMSEREEPWSFGELKVHPEIQEYILDLSSMIEYLVDNQIIEVVLQETKGPSIFHRTYKPKVTL; this is encoded by the coding sequence ATGGAAGATGTATTACGCCCGATTTATCAAGAAAGGGCAAGTCAAAGCAATACATTAGGCATTTTAATATTAGAAAAGAATAAACCCATCAGCCCGGTGACGGACAACTTTGATGTGATTCTATTTATCATTGTCCGCGATCCTGAAGAGACCTGGTACGTGAAACATTACGAATTCGATAACAAATCAGCAGCCATGCATATCGTAGATGAGGATTTATTACAGCATTGGATTGATACAAGTTCTTACCGCCGAGCAGTGGAATGGGTGATCAACGGTTCCGTCATCTATGAACGGAATGATTATGTAACAGAGCTTAAAGAACATTTGCGTGAATTCCCGCAAGAAAATCGCGATTTGAAAAAAGTTATTGAATTCGCGAAACTGATTCGAAGCTATAGTGAATCAAAGAACCTCTATGATTCAGAACAATACTTGGATTCCTTCAGTCAAATGGTGCGTTCTCTTCATTACTTGGCCCGTCTTTCGATTATCGAAAAAGGATTTCATCCAGAAGTGACGGTGTGGAACCAAGTAAGAAGGATTGAGCCGGAAATTTATAAGCTCTATCAAGAATTAATTGAAAGTGGAGAACCAACCGATAAACGAATCCAGTTGATGATCATAGCTGTTGAGCATTCAATCAGCAAACGATCGCGTACAAGTGCACGCCATTTACTTCAGTTAATGAGCGAGCGAGAGGAACCATGGTCGTTCGGAGAGTTGAAAGTACACCCTGAGATTCAGGAGTATATATTAGATCTTTCTTCTATGATTGAGTATCTGGTGGACAATCAGATCATAGAAGTTGTTCTTCAGGAAACTAAAGGACCAAGTATATTCCATAGAACATACAAACCGAAAGTAACCCTATAA
- the bcp gene encoding thioredoxin-dependent thiol peroxidase — MTVEKGKQAPQFTLPANNGETVSLSDYKGKNVVLYFYPKDMTPGCTTEACDFRDHHESFADLDAVILGVSPDPVESHKKFIDKHDLPFLLLADEDHEVAEEYGVWKLKKNFGKEYYGIERSTFIIDKEGNLAEEYRKVKVKGHVESALEYIRENLQ, encoded by the coding sequence ATGACAGTCGAAAAAGGTAAACAAGCACCACAATTCACACTACCTGCAAATAACGGGGAAACGGTATCCTTATCTGACTATAAGGGGAAAAACGTTGTTCTTTATTTCTATCCGAAAGATATGACTCCTGGCTGCACGACAGAAGCTTGTGATTTCCGCGATCATCACGAAAGCTTCGCTGATTTGGATGCAGTTATCTTGGGAGTAAGCCCGGACCCGGTAGAATCTCATAAAAAGTTCATCGACAAACATGACCTGCCATTCTTGCTGCTTGCGGATGAAGATCACGAAGTAGCCGAAGAGTACGGCGTTTGGAAGCTTAAGAAAAACTTTGGCAAAGAGTACTATGGTATTGAGCGCTCAACCTTCATTATTGATAAAGAAGGGAACCTTGCTGAAGAATATCGAAAAGTAAAAGTGAAAGGTCACGTAGAATCTGCACTTGAATACATCCGTGAAAATCTTCAATAA
- the perR gene encoding peroxide-responsive transcriptional repressor PerR: protein MTVSDHRLQEAIDTLKGSGVRITPQRHAVLEYLLNSMTHPTADEIYKALESKFPNMSVATVYNNLRVFREIGLVRELTYGDSSSRFDCNTTDHYHIICESCGKIVDFHYPSLNEVESLAEQVTGFNVSHHRMEVYGTCSNCQSENTH, encoded by the coding sequence ATGACTGTGTCTGATCATCGACTCCAGGAAGCCATTGACACGTTAAAAGGTTCAGGTGTTCGAATCACACCACAGCGTCATGCGGTGCTTGAATACCTGCTGAATTCTATGACTCACCCAACAGCTGATGAGATTTACAAAGCATTAGAAAGTAAATTTCCTAACATGAGTGTCGCAACGGTTTACAACAATCTCCGTGTATTCCGTGAGATTGGTCTGGTCCGAGAACTCACCTATGGAGATTCATCAAGCCGCTTTGATTGCAACACCACAGACCACTATCACATTATTTGTGAATCATGCGGTAAAATTGTTGACTTTCACTACCCTAGTCTCAACGAAGTTGAATCATTAGCTGAACAGGTGACTGGATTTAACGTAAGTCATCATCGCATGGAAGTCTATGGAACATGTTCAAATTGTCAATCAGAAAATACTCACTAA
- a CDS encoding glutamate-1-semialdehyde 2,1-aminomutase, with the protein MIKEPLYKEVFILNFTKSEHLYKEATDHIVGGVNSPSRAYKGVGGGTPIYMDRAEGSHFYDVDGNRYVDYLGAYGPIITGHAHPHITEAITKAAQNGVLYGTPTVLENRFAKMLKDAIPSLDKVRFVNSGTEAVMTTIRVARAYTGRNKIIKFAGCYHGHSDLVLVAAGSGPSTLGTPDSAGVPASIAQDVITVPFNDIEPFKQALEKYGDEIAGVLVEPIVGNFGIVEPKQGFLEEVNHLTHKAGALVIYDEVITAFRFTYGSAQQLLNIEPDMTAMGKIIGGGLPIGAYGGRAEIMEQVAPLGPAYQAGTMAGNPASMSAGIACLEVLQQEGVYEEMDRLGQRLEEGILEHAHTYGIQIQINRLKGALTVYFTDEKVENYEQAENTNGEQFARFFKLMLAEGVNLAPSKYEAWFLTTAHTDQDIDETLEAVEKAFRTMAND; encoded by the coding sequence ATGATTAAGGAACCATTGTACAAGGAGGTATTTATATTGAACTTCACTAAATCAGAACACTTATATAAAGAAGCAACCGATCACATTGTCGGCGGTGTCAATTCCCCTTCCCGCGCTTATAAAGGTGTAGGCGGCGGCACACCCATTTATATGGACCGCGCAGAAGGGTCACACTTTTACGATGTTGATGGCAACCGCTACGTTGATTATTTAGGAGCATACGGTCCGATTATTACTGGACATGCCCATCCTCACATTACGGAGGCAATCACTAAAGCAGCGCAAAATGGCGTTCTTTATGGTACACCGACCGTACTTGAAAATCGCTTTGCGAAAATGCTGAAAGATGCGATTCCTTCTCTAGATAAAGTGCGCTTCGTCAACTCCGGAACAGAAGCTGTCATGACGACGATCCGAGTAGCGCGTGCTTATACAGGAAGAAATAAAATCATTAAGTTTGCCGGCTGTTATCATGGGCATTCGGATTTAGTTCTTGTCGCTGCAGGATCTGGACCTTCTACGCTCGGCACACCGGACTCTGCTGGTGTACCTGCATCCATTGCTCAAGATGTGATTACTGTACCATTCAACGACATTGAGCCATTTAAACAGGCGCTTGAAAAATACGGAGACGAAATTGCCGGCGTACTTGTTGAACCTATCGTAGGAAACTTCGGGATCGTTGAACCGAAGCAAGGTTTCCTAGAGGAAGTTAACCATCTTACGCATAAAGCAGGAGCTCTTGTCATTTATGATGAGGTCATTACAGCATTCCGCTTTACATACGGCAGTGCTCAGCAGTTATTAAACATTGAACCAGATATGACCGCTATGGGTAAAATTATCGGAGGCGGTCTGCCGATCGGCGCTTACGGCGGTCGAGCTGAAATCATGGAACAGGTTGCACCACTCGGACCTGCTTATCAGGCTGGAACAATGGCGGGCAACCCGGCATCCATGTCTGCTGGAATTGCTTGTCTTGAAGTCTTGCAGCAAGAAGGCGTATATGAAGAAATGGACCGCCTGGGACAGCGTCTTGAAGAAGGAATCCTTGAACATGCCCACACCTATGGAATCCAAATTCAAATTAATCGTCTAAAAGGGGCACTGACCGTTTACTTTACGGATGAGAAAGTTGAAAATTATGAGCAGGCGGAAAACACAAATGGAGAGCAATTTGCGAGATTCTTTAAACTGATGCTTGCAGAGGGGGTTAACCTTGCTCCTTCTAAGTATGAAGCATGGTTCCTGACTACCGCACATACAGACCAGGATATTGACGAAACGCTCGAAGCAGTAGAAAAAGCTTTCCGCACAATGGCAAATGACTAA
- a CDS encoding YgzB family protein has product MLYYLVDTKEGNEVALKYSSKINKIRSFAFWLIFGGIGVMYIGLIFKETTWLMALFMILGMGFVGLSTVVYFWIGMLSTRTIQIVCPSCEKPTKMLGRVDACMHCNQPLTLDKTLEGKEFDEKYNSKRLRKKKAQEQS; this is encoded by the coding sequence ATGCTATACTACCTTGTAGATACTAAGGAGGGAAACGAAGTGGCTTTAAAATACAGCAGCAAGATCAACAAAATTCGTTCCTTTGCTTTCTGGTTGATATTTGGCGGCATCGGCGTTATGTATATCGGACTAATATTCAAAGAAACGACTTGGTTGATGGCCCTATTTATGATTCTTGGGATGGGTTTTGTCGGGCTGAGTACCGTAGTTTACTTTTGGATCGGCATGCTTTCCACCAGGACGATTCAAATTGTCTGCCCTTCATGCGAAAAACCGACGAAGATGCTCGGACGCGTAGATGCGTGTATGCACTGCAACCAGCCGCTCACGTTGGACAAGACACTCGAGGGTAAAGAATTCGATGAAAAGTACAATTCGAAACGGTTGAGAAAGAAAAAAGCGCAGGAGCAATCTTAA
- a CDS encoding potassium channel family protein encodes MFTIFITSLCLILIAASLRQIFNSLEHDHKIFSFQVFLSILLLYMIIMTGFGMIYLCFITQGIPVYMDSSHTQPLPWMEEMGRSMYFSGMTLFTVGYGDMIPIGAGRWIVILEAMVGYSLPAALVIKVWQNVHHGER; translated from the coding sequence ATGTTCACTATTTTTATTACTAGTTTATGTCTCATCCTTATTGCTGCCAGCTTAAGGCAAATTTTTAATTCGTTGGAACATGATCATAAAATTTTTTCTTTTCAAGTGTTTTTATCCATTCTTTTGTTATATATGATCATCATGACTGGATTTGGAATGATTTATCTCTGCTTCATCACTCAGGGGATCCCCGTATATATGGATTCTTCCCATACGCAGCCCCTCCCATGGATGGAAGAGATGGGGAGGAGTATGTATTTTAGCGGGATGACGCTGTTCACGGTCGGATATGGGGATATGATTCCGATTGGAGCTGGGAGGTGGATCGTCATTTTAGAAGCGATGGTAGGCTATTCTCTTCCTGCTGCTTTAGTAATTAAAGTATGGCAAAATGTTCATCACGGGGAACGTTGA
- a CDS encoding DUF559 domain-containing protein: protein MIISLEGNNIQFYSTASQKAHDRKKDRYLRSKGWKVIRVSGSRIHRSLPSVVKGISEELTRRTNV from the coding sequence GTGATAATATCGTTGGAGGGTAACAACATACAATTCTATTCTACGGCTTCTCAAAAGGCGCATGACCGTAAGAAAGACCGTTACCTCCGAAGTAAAGGATGGAAGGTTATTCGTGTTAGTGGATCGAGGATTCATCGCAGTCTGCCGAGTGTGGTAAAGGGGATCAGCGAGGAGCTAACGAGACGGACGAATGTGTAA
- a CDS encoding helix-turn-helix domain-containing protein — MTIYLSNYQTFNSTQELNHHVRQHEKEHSEELTASQREVLRFIARYSVKYAGAAHLKTSTIATGVDKSERTIRRILRRLESLEIIERVSTLRKKSGGSGANIIVILPFAAPRMSDREVTEKASEQTDKAKNRQKETFTKREEPSYTNDTLNTPLALKNSLPCRIYEAISPFFDGKDLYRTVGTLYKAKASVDSSIQAEDHTEYIDTFLSCVRRYKEGKIRNLQSYLYASWKKVSRMIKLKEMAHIYL, encoded by the coding sequence ATGACCATCTACTTATCGAATTACCAAACGTTCAACTCAACGCAGGAATTAAATCATCATGTACGTCAGCACGAGAAAGAACATAGCGAGGAATTAACCGCAAGCCAACGTGAAGTCTTACGTTTCATTGCGAGATATTCGGTGAAATATGCGGGGGCAGCACATCTTAAAACGTCAACTATCGCTACAGGAGTCGACAAATCCGAAAGAACTATCAGACGTATTTTAAGACGACTAGAATCCCTTGAAATAATCGAGCGAGTTAGCACTCTTCGGAAAAAATCCGGAGGATCAGGGGCTAATATCATCGTGATTCTACCGTTTGCGGCACCCCGTATGTCCGACCGTGAAGTCACCGAGAAAGCAAGCGAGCAAACGGATAAGGCGAAGAATCGACAAAAAGAAACATTCACTAAGCGTGAAGAACCTAGTTATACAAACGATACGCTAAACACTCCGTTAGCACTAAAGAACTCGTTGCCTTGTAGGATTTACGAAGCAATCTCTCCGTTCTTTGACGGAAAGGACTTATACAGAACGGTAGGGACGTTATATAAGGCAAAGGCATCGGTTGATTCATCGATTCAAGCAGAGGATCACACGGAATACATTGACACTTTTCTCTCGTGTGTAAGACGTTACAAAGAAGGCAAGATACGCAATTTGCAAAGCTACTTGTACGCTTCTTGGAAGAAGGTAAGTCGTATGATTAAGTTGAAGGAAATGGCTCATATATATCTCTGA
- a CDS encoding DUF5659 domain-containing protein, with amino-acid sequence MERKVIMSLHLANELLTKGFRIIEVKPSTRYKGKAVFIFEATCEFKEELTEIAIRKGIKL; translated from the coding sequence ATGGAACGCAAAGTCATAATGTCGTTACACCTAGCCAATGAACTACTAACAAAAGGTTTCAGAATTATCGAAGTCAAGCCATCAACAAGGTACAAAGGAAAAGCGGTTTTCATCTTCGAAGCAACCTGCGAGTTTAAAGAAGAACTGACTGAAATAGCAATAAGGAAAGGTATCAAACTTTAA
- a CDS encoding YjcZ family sporulation protein, whose protein sequence is MGYGYGGGFALIVVLFILLIIVGAAFLY, encoded by the coding sequence ATGGGTTACGGATACGGTGGAGGCTTTGCGCTAATCGTTGTTCTTTTCATCCTTCTAATCATCGTTGGTGCAGCTTTTCTATACTAA
- a CDS encoding cob(I)yrinic acid a,c-diamide adenosyltransferase: MRIYTRSGDKGKTSLIYGDRVAKNDIRVEAYGTCDEANSAIGLALSHLTREDWTDKDHFLAVMQKIQTILFHVGAELATPKGKDVQWRLKKEHIDDLEKNIDQLDQELTPLKNFILPSGHEASAGLHLARTVVRRAERTAVALEDELDNPLVVSYLNRLSDFLFVAARYVNKHVGGKETLLDPDV; encoded by the coding sequence GTGCGTATCTATACAAGATCAGGAGATAAAGGAAAAACTTCATTGATATACGGTGACCGCGTGGCTAAAAATGATATCCGAGTGGAAGCATACGGGACGTGCGATGAGGCGAACTCAGCTATCGGTCTTGCTTTAAGTCATTTAACACGGGAAGACTGGACCGACAAAGACCATTTTCTTGCCGTCATGCAAAAAATCCAAACCATCCTTTTTCACGTTGGAGCGGAGCTTGCTACACCTAAAGGGAAAGATGTCCAGTGGCGTTTGAAAAAAGAGCACATTGATGATTTAGAAAAGAACATCGATCAGCTCGATCAGGAGCTTACACCTCTCAAAAACTTCATCTTGCCTTCAGGCCATGAAGCATCAGCCGGACTTCACCTGGCCCGCACAGTAGTAAGAAGAGCAGAGAGAACAGCTGTTGCTTTAGAGGATGAGCTGGATAATCCATTAGTCGTTTCTTATCTGAATCGTCTATCTGATTTCTTATTTGTAGCGGCCAGATACGTCAATAAGCATGTTGGTGGTAAAGAGACTCTTCTTGACCCTGATGTGTAA